ATTGGAGCCGCTTTGGTTAGATACTAAAACCGGCAATGAGTTACTCGCTGATTTATCATCCTTCGTTAGCGCTCAGGCGGGGAAAGACGTTAAGGTCAGCTTGCTTGGTACGCGCTAAGAGTTTGGCTAACGATTGCGTGATCAGCCATCTCAATTTTGGCCCGCCCAATTTTTTCCAGAGTGATATACCGAATCTCGCCGCCCTCTGATTTTTTATCAATTTGCATTAGCTCAAAGAAGCGCTGATTACCAAGTTTGGGTGCGCAATTTGGCAATCCAAGGGCAGTCACTAATTCCTGAATACGGGTTACATCACTGCTAGGAATGTGACCCAGGCGAGCTGATAGATCCGCTGCCATCACCATGCCGCAGCCGACCGCTTCACCATGTAGCCACTCCCCATAACCTAGGCCAGATTCAATGGCATGTCCAAATGTGTGTCCATAGTTAAGGATTGCGCGGATACCAGATTCTTTTTCATCGGCTGCCACAACAGCAGATTTAATTTCACACGACCGTTCTACAGCATGACTCATGGCATTGGGATCACACCCCAGCAACTCTTTTGTATGCGACTCAATCCAATCAAAAAAAGTAGCATCGGCGATCGCACCGTGTTTAACAACCTCAGCAAGGCCGGCCGATAACTCTCTAGGGGGCAGAGTCTTGAGGGTATCGAGATCAGCGATGACGGCGACGGGTTGATGAAATGCGCCAATCATATTTTTTCCCAAGGGGTGGTTGATGCCAGTTTTACCGCCGACCGAGGAATCTACTTGGGCCAAGAGGGTGGTAGGTACCTGAATAAAACGGATACCACGCATAAAACTAGCAGCTGCAAAGCCAGCCATATCACCAATCACACCACCACCTAAGGCAATGATGACGCTCTTTCGGTCGGCCCCCTTAGAAAGCATGACATCAAAGATTTTCTGTAAGGTAGCCCAGTCTTTATAGGACTCACCATCAGGCAGGATAATTTCATGAACAGACTTGGCGTCTCTTGAAATTGTTTGAATAAGTTTCTTGCTATAGAGGGGAGCTACGGTGGTGTTGCTCACGACATAAATGGACTGACCTGCTACATGGGGCTTAAAGAGATCTGTCTTGCAAAGCAAACCAGGGCCAATATAAATAGGGTAGCTACGATCTCCTAAAGAGACTTGTAATGTTTTCATGAGGCGAGTTCAAGTTGCATTAAAAGAGTATTGACCAATTGGTTAACGCTGGGTTTGCCCGTTTCAATAATATGATCAGCAATTTCTCGGTAGAGGGGATCGCGAAGAGCATACAGATTTTCTAAGATGGCCTTTGGATCTCCATTTTGCAACAAGGGGCGACCTTCCCCCCCTTTGGTGCGATGCCAGAGTTCGATAGGGTTGGCATGTAAGTAGACCACTGTCCCGCGTTCGCTCAAGGCACGACGGTTTTCAGGGAGCAAAACACTGCCTCCGCCGGTAGCAAGGATTAAACCTTTTTCTTGAGTCAGCTCTTCAATAATTTGCGCTTCACGCTTACGAAAACCGGCCTCGCCTTCCATCTCAAAAATAGTTGGAATCTTCACACCGCAGCGTTCCTCTAGGGCGTGGTCAGAATCAATAAATCGACTATTGAGTTTCCGTGCCAGCACCCTTCCAACAGTGGATTTGCCGGCACCCATTAGGCCGATTAGGAAGATATTTGAATTTTCAGGAATCACCCTTCAATTCTATTCGGGTTTTTCCAAAATGGTAGGAGTAAGAAAGACCAATAACTCTGTTTTATCGCGAAGCTTGGATTGGTGTTTAAAGAGATGACCGATTAAGGGAATGTCGCCTAAAAGCGGAACTTTTACTAAATCTTCGCGTTCAGTAGTTTGGTAGATGCCGCCAAGAATCACGGTGCCGCCATTTTCAACAGTTACTTCTGAACTCAGATTTTTAGTGTCGATTGCATAACCCTGTTCAGTCTTCATGCCCACACTATCTTTATTAATGGCGACCAATAAAGAAACTTTGCCATCATGGTGAATTTTTGGAATAACCTCTAGCCGCAAATTTGCTTTGCGAAACTGAATTTTATTGCCACCACTTGAGGAGGAGGTTTGGTAGGGCAGCTCAGTTCCCTGCTCAATAGTTGCTTTGACCATATCAGCGGTCATAATGCGTGGGTTTGACAGAATCTTCCCTTGACCATCGCTCTCTAAGGCAGTGAGTTCGATATCCAGTAAACGACTTGCGTTCTTACTTAAAAGGGTGGCAGCAGCGCTGGCTGGCTCATAGCCACCAAGCCCACCAGCACTGAGTGGGACGCTCATCTGAAATGGGGCCTGCTCTAAAGAAGACGAGCGTGGACGCATCCCTAATTTGATACCTAGGTTTCTGGCAAAGCGATGATCGGCCTCAACAATGCGGGCCTCAATCAAAACTTGGCGTGGGGTGCTGTGATGTTCTCCCCCAAACGGTAAAGCAGACTCATCACGACGTTGTT
This genomic interval from Polynucleobacter sp. UK-FUSCHL-C3 contains the following:
- the aroB gene encoding 3-dehydroquinate synthase, producing MKTLQVSLGDRSYPIYIGPGLLCKTDLFKPHVAGQSIYVVSNTTVAPLYSKKLIQTISRDAKSVHEIILPDGESYKDWATLQKIFDVMLSKGADRKSVIIALGGGVIGDMAGFAAASFMRGIRFIQVPTTLLAQVDSSVGGKTGINHPLGKNMIGAFHQPVAVIADLDTLKTLPPRELSAGLAEVVKHGAIADATFFDWIESHTKELLGCDPNAMSHAVERSCEIKSAVVAADEKESGIRAILNYGHTFGHAIESGLGYGEWLHGEAVGCGMVMAADLSARLGHIPSSDVTRIQELVTALGLPNCAPKLGNQRFFELMQIDKKSEGGEIRYITLEKIGRAKIEMADHAIVSQTLSAYQAS
- a CDS encoding shikimate kinase, with amino-acid sequence MGAGKSTVGRVLARKLNSRFIDSDHALEERCGVKIPTIFEMEGEAGFRKREAQIIEELTQEKGLILATGGGSVLLPENRRALSERGTVVYLHANPIELWHRTKGGEGRPLLQNGDPKAILENLYALRDPLYREIADHIIETGKPSVNQLVNTLLMQLELAS
- a CDS encoding type II and III secretion system protein, which codes for MANNTHRQTAEIKELLPTPISITVNEMLLVDLLHILARLGHTHFVLSPSIQGNISLQLEAVPWQTALSTVLASRGLRFVRNDGLYWIGSHSEISSFQKQRRDESALPFGGEHHSTPRQVLIEARIVEADHRFARNLGIKLGMRPRSSSLEQAPFQMSVPLSAGGLGGYEPASAAATLLSKNASRLLDIELTALESDGQGKILSNPRIMTADMVKATIEQGTELPYQTSSSSGGNKIQFRKANLRLEVIPKIHHDGKVSLLVAINKDSVGMKTEQGYAIDTKNLSSEVTVENGGTVILGGIYQTTEREDLVKVPLLGDIPLIGHLFKHQSKLRDKTELLVFLTPTILEKPE